One Algibacter sp. L3A6 genomic region harbors:
- a CDS encoding DUF4240 domain-containing protein: protein MKNEYTELLKKIKPRENLKEYNESKFWELVDKANKTAGNNYNNKIGVMKTLLTNYSADDLIEIDNLLNRLISSKISHTIIAASQIIFKTSEFRATTLLMNLFILKGDNYFQYACQNPELIVKEEIIGFSYETIGDIIEEKYKLKTNELLPTINIDLQISGTPLSLKDYPIKLPKIWEKFG from the coding sequence TTGAAAAACGAATATACCGAATTATTAAAAAAAATAAAACCAAGAGAAAACTTAAAAGAATATAACGAATCTAAATTTTGGGAGTTAGTTGATAAAGCTAACAAAACAGCTGGTAATAACTATAACAACAAAATTGGGGTAATGAAAACTTTATTAACAAATTATTCCGCAGATGATTTAATAGAAATAGACAATTTACTTAATAGACTTATTTCTTCTAAAATCAGTCATACCATTATTGCTGCTTCACAAATAATCTTTAAAACCTCTGAATTTAGAGCAACAACTTTGCTGATGAATCTTTTTATTCTAAAAGGAGATAATTATTTTCAATATGCCTGTCAAAATCCCGAATTAATTGTTAAAGAGGAAATTATTGGTTTTTCTTATGAAACTATTGGAGATATTATTGAAGAAAAATATAAGCTTAAAACGAATGAGTTATTACCAACAATTAATATTGATTTACAAATTTCTGGAACTCCTCTTTCATTAAAAGATTACCCTATTAAGCTTCCTAAAATTTGGGAGAAATTTGGTTAA
- the dnaX gene encoding DNA polymerase III subunit gamma/tau, with translation MEHFIVSARKYRPQTFKDVVGQQAITNTLLNAIENNHLAQALLFTGPRGVGKTTCARILAKMINSDGKETGDEDFAFNIFELDAASNNSVDDIRSLTDQVRIPPQVGKYKVYIIDEVHMLSQAAFNAFLKTLEEPPKHCIFILATTEKHKIIPTILSRCQIFDFKRITVKDAKNYLKYIAEEQAIAAEDDALHIIAQKADGAMRDALSIFDRVVSFSGKNLTRQAVTENLNVLDYETYFESTDLILENKIPDLLIQFNNTLSKGFDGHHFIAGLASHFRDLLVSKIPATIELLEVGEQTQVKYLEQSKKASQEFLMQGINLANDCDLKYKTSKNQRLLVELCLMQLASITFDGEKKNSKHYIIPASYFKKKGITPIPVTVPAAKPITQPTTEVKTETTAKAPAAKKLEEKPAINTRIKLDLTSGSKRRSGLSLSSIRAKKEHQIKQLEVVVDEENLPTEDFTEEAFMEAWYFFLDKLKKDGKHNLASILNMDTPKLKGTDIHLTFPTETNKKEVMQGQYDLMTYIRTTLNNFDISLVITVNEVMNKKYVFTPQDKYEKLVEANPSLELLRRTFDLDL, from the coding sequence ACGTATTTTGGCTAAAATGATAAACAGTGATGGGAAAGAAACTGGCGACGAAGATTTTGCTTTTAACATCTTTGAACTCGATGCGGCATCTAATAACTCGGTAGACGATATTAGAAGTTTAACCGATCAAGTTCGTATACCACCACAAGTTGGTAAATACAAAGTTTATATCATTGATGAGGTACACATGCTATCTCAAGCCGCTTTTAATGCCTTTTTAAAAACATTAGAAGAACCGCCAAAACACTGTATTTTTATTCTTGCAACTACCGAAAAACACAAAATAATACCAACCATATTGTCGCGTTGTCAAATATTCGACTTTAAACGTATTACGGTAAAAGATGCAAAAAACTATTTAAAATACATTGCAGAAGAACAAGCTATAGCAGCCGAAGACGATGCATTACATATTATTGCGCAAAAGGCTGATGGTGCTATGCGTGATGCACTTTCTATTTTCGATCGTGTGGTAAGTTTCTCTGGTAAAAATTTAACCAGACAAGCCGTAACCGAAAACTTAAACGTACTCGATTACGAAACCTATTTTGAAAGCACCGATTTAATACTCGAGAATAAAATACCCGATTTACTTATACAGTTCAATAATACCTTATCTAAAGGTTTCGATGGTCATCATTTTATTGCTGGTTTAGCCTCGCATTTTAGAGATTTACTAGTAAGTAAAATACCAGCAACTATAGAACTGCTAGAAGTTGGTGAGCAAACACAGGTAAAATACTTAGAGCAATCTAAAAAAGCCTCGCAAGAGTTTTTAATGCAAGGTATAAATCTTGCTAACGACTGTGATCTCAAGTACAAAACCAGTAAAAACCAACGACTCCTCGTCGAACTTTGTCTCATGCAGCTTGCCTCTATCACTTTCGATGGAGAAAAAAAAAATAGCAAACATTACATAATTCCCGCGTCTTACTTTAAAAAGAAAGGGATTACTCCTATTCCGGTTACTGTTCCTGCAGCCAAGCCAATTACCCAACCTACCACAGAAGTAAAAACTGAAACAACCGCTAAAGCTCCGGCAGCCAAAAAATTAGAAGAAAAACCGGCTATCAACACGCGCATAAAATTAGATTTAACCTCTGGCAGTAAACGTCGTTCTGGCTTATCTTTAAGTAGTATTCGTGCTAAAAAAGAACACCAAATTAAACAGCTAGAAGTTGTTGTTGATGAGGAAAACTTACCAACCGAAGACTTTACAGAAGAAGCTTTTATGGAAGCTTGGTACTTTTTCTTGGATAAACTTAAAAAGGATGGCAAGCATAATTTAGCTTCTATCTTAAATATGGATACGCCTAAACTAAAAGGCACCGATATCCATTTAACCTTCCCTACGGAAACTAATAAAAAAGAAGTGATGCAAGGTCAATACGACCTCATGACTTATATTAGAACAACGCTTAATAATTTTGATATTAGCTTAGTAATTACCGTAAACGAGGTAATGAATAAAAAATACGTATTTACTCCTCAAGATAAATACGAAAAGCTTGTTGAAGCTAATCCGAGTTTAGAGCTTTTACGTCGTACTTTCGATTTAGATTTATAA